One stretch of Poecilia reticulata strain Guanapo linkage group LG21, Guppy_female_1.0+MT, whole genome shotgun sequence DNA includes these proteins:
- the chga gene encoding chromogranin-A isoform X2, whose product MKCIVEALADVLSRPEQVPVSQECLNTLKTNEKLLTILRHHNFLKELQEIAAQGDHERGQLQKYKEKPTPATQVLQTTADGGDRSMLEALGGPGERSILSQKKRSGEQKDGTEEESPEDVKKDEDEAKRDEDRTSSEENSEEDDERGDRSNKREDPKKKAAGAETEERSDERSVLFSQKHDDKEETEEQTAVKRGSRESLRHLTQRARSWQQKKKAGGEEEPRSGSRQEVSHHSREEAEEGKQKKKRDPERTPEERELQMIARRSPEERKVMEEEGSGTRRSEEPEIESLAAIESELENVAQKLHELRRG is encoded by the exons ACGAGAAGCTCCTCACCATCCTCCGGCACcataacttcctgaaggagctgcaggagatCGCTGCTCAAG GTGATCACGAGAGAGGTCAGCTGCAGAAATACAAGGAGAAACCAACTCCAGCCACACAAGTCCTTCAAACTACAGCTGATGGTGGAG ATCGATCCATGTTGGAAGCTCTGGGAGGACCCGGCGAGCGATCCATCCTGTCCCAGAAGAAGAGGTCAGGAGAACAGAAGGATGGGACCGAGGAAGAGTCACCTGAGGATGTAAAGAAGGACGAAGACGAGGCCAAACGTGACGAGGACCGAACCAGCTCGGAGGAGAATTCAGAAGAGGACGACGAGAGAG GTGATCGGTCCAATAAAAGAGAGGATCCAAAAAAAAAGGCGGCGGGGGCAGAAACCGAGGAGAGGAGCGATGAAAGATCCGTGCTCTTCTCGCAAAAACACGACGACAAGGAAGAGACGGAGGAGCAGACGGCGGTAAAAAGAGGGAGCAGGGAAAGCCTACGTCACTTAACCCAGAGGGCCCGGAGctggcagcagaagaagaaagcaggaggagaggaagagccTCGGTCGGGCAGCCGGCAGGAAGTGTCTCACCATTCGagggaggaagcagaggaagggaagcagaagaagaaaagagatcCAGAAAGAACTCCAGAGGAGAGGGAGCTGCAGATGATAGCGCGGAGATCGCCGGAGGAGAGGAAGGTGATGGAGGAGGAAGGGAGTGGCACCAGGAGGTCAGAG GAGCCTGAGATTGAGAGTCTGGCAGCCATCGAGTCGGAGCTGGAAAACGTGGCCCAGAAACTCCACGAGCTGCGGCGGGGCTGA
- the ccn2a gene encoding CCN family member 2a — protein MSAGMKKTILLPVLCVVFSYMAAGQECSGQCSCPSAPPQCPPGVSLVLDGCGCCRVCAKQMGELCTEKDVCDPHKGLYCDFGAPTNRRIGVCTAREGATCVFGGMVYKNGESFQSSCKYQCTCLDGAVGCVPLCSMDIRLPSPDCPMPKRVKVPGKCCEEWICESPKKNSFAGTALAAYREEETYGPDPNMMRENCLVQTTEWSACSKTCGLGISTRVTNDNHECRLEKQTRLCMVRPCESQLEQSIRKGKKCIRTPRVSKPMKFEISGCTTTKSYRPKFCGVCLDGRCCTPHRTTTLPMEFKCPDGQVMKKHMMFIKSCACHYNCPGENDIFEAMYYKKMIGDMA, from the exons ATGTCTGCTGGAATGAAGAAAACGATCCTGCTCCCTGTGCTGTGCGTCGTGTTCTCCTACATG GCTGCAGGTCAGGAGTGCAGCGGCCAGTGTTCCTGCCCCTCCGCCCCGCCTCAGTGTCCCCCGGGAGTGAGTCTAGTGCTGGATGGCTGCGGCTGCTGCAGGGTGTGTGCCAAACAGATGGGCGAGCTCTGCACCGAGAAAGACGTCTGTGACCCCCACAAGGGTCTCTACTGTGACTTTGGAGCCCCCACCAACAGACGCATCGGAGTGTGCACAG CTCGGGAGGGAGCGACCTGCGTGTTTGGCGGCATGGTGTACAAAAACGGAGAGTCATTCCAGAGCAGCTGCAAGTACCAGTGTACCTGTCTGGATGGAGCTGTGGGCTGCGTCCCGCTTTGCTCCATGGACATCCGGCTGCCCAGTCCAGACTGCCCCATGCCAAAACGTGTCAAGGTGCCCGGGAAGTGCTGCGAGGAGTGGATATGTGAATCTCCCAAGAAGAACTCCTTCGCAGGCACTGCTTTGGCAG CATACAGAGAGGAGGAGACTTATGGTCCAGATCCTAATATGATGAGGGAGAACTGCCTGGTTCAGACTACTGAATGGAGTGCCTGCTCCAAGACCTGTGGCCTTGGGATATCTACCAGGGTCACCAATGACAACCACGAGTGCAGGCTCGAAAAGCAAACCCGGCTGTGCATGGTGAGACCATGCGAGTCCCAGCTGGAGCAGAGCATCAGG AAAGGGAAAAAGTGCATCCGCACTCCCCGGGTCTCCAAGCCCATGAAGTTTGAGATCTCGGGTTGCACCACCACCAAGTCCTACCGGCCAAAGTTCTGCGGTGTCTGCCTGGACGGCCGCTGCTGCACCCCCCACAGGACCACCACCCTGCCCATGGAGTTCAAGTGCCCCGACGGGCAGGTGATGAAGAAGCACATGATGTTCATCAAGTCCTGCGCCTGCCACTACAACTGCCCCGGGGAGAACGACATCTTCGAGGCTATGTATTACAAGAAGATGATCGGCGACATGGCGTGA